From Psychroflexus torquis ATCC 700755, the proteins below share one genomic window:
- a CDS encoding L-threonylcarbamoyladenylate synthase: protein MTQISSDISKAIELLNKEDVVAIPTETVYGLAGNIYSEKAIRKIFQVKQRPLFNPLIVHIPSIDQLEKVAREFPIKAQKLAEAFWPGSLTLILPKKSNILEIVTGGKDTVGVRIPNHPVTLSLLKQLSFPLAAPSANPYNRISPTSSYHVEGYFGNALPMVLEGGECKNGIESTIIGFENNEAILYRLGAISVEEIEKIIGKIQIRNKSDTTPNAPGMLAKHYAPKTKMYLLDDIDEFIENNKSKKIGVLRFQGKLNTTRFEHIEILSKSGDLKEAASKLYSTLHKLDNLNLDIIVAERFPDVGLGKSINDRLERAIK, encoded by the coding sequence ATGACCCAAATTTCAAGTGACATTTCAAAAGCAATTGAACTCCTAAATAAAGAAGATGTCGTAGCAATACCTACCGAAACTGTTTATGGATTGGCAGGAAATATCTATAGTGAAAAAGCAATTCGAAAAATATTTCAGGTCAAACAAAGACCTTTATTTAATCCGTTAATTGTTCATATACCTTCTATCGACCAACTTGAAAAAGTAGCACGTGAATTTCCGATTAAGGCTCAAAAGCTGGCTGAAGCCTTTTGGCCTGGTTCTTTAACGCTAATTTTGCCTAAAAAATCAAACATACTTGAGATAGTAACTGGGGGTAAAGATACCGTTGGCGTTAGAATTCCAAACCACCCCGTTACTCTAAGTTTGTTAAAACAATTATCTTTTCCACTAGCAGCTCCAAGCGCAAATCCCTATAACAGGATTAGTCCCACAAGTTCTTATCACGTTGAAGGGTATTTTGGAAACGCATTACCTATGGTGCTTGAAGGTGGTGAATGCAAAAACGGAATAGAATCTACCATTATTGGCTTCGAAAATAACGAAGCTATACTCTATAGGCTAGGAGCTATTTCTGTAGAAGAAATTGAAAAAATAATTGGAAAAATTCAGATAAGAAACAAAAGCGACACAACCCCTAATGCCCCAGGAATGTTAGCAAAACACTACGCCCCCAAAACAAAGATGTACCTTTTGGACGATATTGATGAATTTATTGAAAATAACAAAAGTAAGAAAATTGGTGTCCTAAGATTCCAAGGAAAGCTGAATACCACGCGTTTTGAACATATAGAAATCTTATCAAAATCTGGAGATTTAAAGGAAGCTGCTTCCAAGCTCTACAGTACATTACATAAACTAGATAACTTAAATTTAGATATAATTGTAGCTGAAAGATTTCCAGATGTTGGTCTAGGTAAATCTATTAATGATAGATTAGAAAGAGCCATAAAATAA